A window of Planifilum fulgidum genomic DNA:
GTGCGGGTCCCGGCCCCCGGCCGAAGGCCGATACCTTCCGCGGACCGGTTTCCCCACCCGGCGACGGCTGCGGGCCGACCCCTTTTCTTCACCACATCCCCAGCTGGCGGGGGGCCAGCCCTTCGAAGGTGAGTCCCATCATGTCGATCAGTTCCTTGGCGTTGGGGACCGCATCCCCCCTGGAATTGTTGTTGAAGAGGATGGTGACCTGCCTGGCTTCCCGTTTCATCGCTTCGATGCGGGGGATCCACTCGGCCAGTTCCTCCCGGGAATATCGGTAGGCGTAGCGGACGCCGCGCCAGTTGGAACGGCCCGTCTGATACCATCCCTCCCGGTTGCGGCCGTGGAAACGGATCAAAGCGGCTTCGGGGTGGGTGACCACGGGAACGATTGGGACGGAGCCCTCTCCGGCCTGGGGTTCGTCGCAGACGGTGTGGATCAGCTCCTCTTCCCGAAGGAAGCGGAGGGTCTTTTCGCGAAAGCGGGGTTCATACCAGGTCCGGTTGCGGAATTCGACGGCCAGGGGCAAATCGGCAAAGGCCTCCCGGCACCGCCGGATATGCCGGACATGCTCCCGCGTGCAATCAAACCACGGGGGAAACTGGAACAACACCATCGACAGCTTTCCCGCCTCCCGAAACGGCCGAAGCACGGCGGCAAAGAGTTCGGCCACTTCCTTCCAGGGGCGTTCGGGCGCTCCCTTCGGCCGGCCGTGGCCGGTCAGCTCCCGGTAAGCCTTCACCACGAAGCGGAAAGCTTCCGGCGTCTCCTCCACCCAGCGGGCGCACCGCTCCACGGGAGGAATGGCGTGATAGGTGCTGTCCACCTCCACCACCGGAAAATGGCCGGCATAAAGGGCCAGCTTGTCCCGCGAAGGGGTCCCGGGCGGATACAGGTCGTGATCTCCCCAACCGCACACGCCCACCTGAATCGGATT
This region includes:
- a CDS encoding DUF72 domain-containing protein; the protein is MNPIQVGVCGWGDHDLYPPGTPSRDKLALYAGHFPVVEVDSTYHAIPPVERCARWVEETPEAFRFVVKAYRELTGHGRPKGAPERPWKEVAELFAAVLRPFREAGKLSMVLFQFPPWFDCTREHVRHIRRCREAFADLPLAVEFRNRTWYEPRFREKTLRFLREEELIHTVCDEPQAGEGSVPIVPVVTHPEAALIRFHGRNREGWYQTGRSNWRGVRYAYRYSREELAEWIPRIEAMKREARQVTILFNNNSRGDAVPNAKELIDMMGLTFEGLAPRQLGMW